Part of the Ralstonia pickettii DTP0602 genome, AGCTATGGACTGGTCGAATACCTGCACACGCTCGACATGCTCAAGCAGCACGGCTGGTCGGCCAGCCGATGTATCCCACACGGCGGGCACCAGATGTCGCTGAACATCGCCGCAGGTCTGGGACTGGGCGGCAATGAGAGCTATCCCGACCTGTTCCAGCCGTTCGGTGGATTCCCCGATGGCGCCAAGGTCGAGAAAGGCTACCTCACGATGCCGGACCTGCCCGGTATTGGCTTCGAAGGCAAGTCGGACCTCTACAGCGTGATGCAGCAACTGTCGGCTTAAGCCGTCAGCATCCCAAATACACAAACGGAGACAACCATGTGGATCAACCAAGCGGCAGCCCGCGCCGCAACCCTATGCATTGCTAGCGGTCTCTTCGTCATATCGGGCTACGCTCATGCCGATTATCCGGAGAAACCTGTCACCTTGGTTGTCCCGTTCGTGGCCGGAGGCCCGAGCGACAAGATCGCGCGAGACGTCGCCGAATCGCTGCGCAAAACGCTCGGCACGACGGTCGTAGTGGAGAATACTGCTGGTGCCGGCGGTACGATTGGCACGGCACGTGTCGCGCGTGCGAACCCTGATGGCTATACGCTGCTGGTACACCATATCGGCCTGGCGACGGCGCCCGCGCTGTACAAGAAGCTCGGCTACAAGACCTCGGACCTGGAGTTCCTGGGGCTGATTAACGAGGCGCCGTCGACACTGATCGGCAAGACCGACCTACCGCCGAACAATTTGACCGATCTTCGGAAGTTCATTACCGCGAATGGCGGAAAGCTGAACCTGGCAAATGCAGGCGTGGGCTCGGCGTCACACCTCTGCAGCCTGCTCCTGCAGAGCACGCTGAAAAGTAACATGACCTTCGTGCCGTACAAGGGAACGGCGCCCGCGATGTCCGACATCATGGGTGGGCAAGTCGATCTGATGTGCGAGCAGGCCACGAACAGTACGCCGCAGATCGAAGCCAAGAAGGTCAAGGCGTATGGGGTGACGAGCGCCCAACGCTCGATGGTGCCGGCTTTGGCGGGCATTCCGACGCTTGACGAAGTGGGCCTGTCGGGATTCAACTTCACCGTATGGCATGGATTGTATGCGCCACGGGGCACGCCGCCAGCCGTACTCGAGAAAATCAACAAGGCCCTCCGCGCAGCGTTGAAGGATCCGGCGCTAATCAAACGTGAAGAGGCATTGGGCATCACGGTTGTCGCCGACGACCGGCTCTCACCGGCAGGGCATAAGAAGTTCTTCGACGAAGAAGTTAACAGGTGGACGAAGGTCATCAAGGACGCTGGCATTCAGCCGGAGTGATTGCATAGCGCTCCCCACCGGGCACGGCACGCATGTCTGGTGCCCTCCAGCCTTTCACCAATATCAATGATCGCCAGGCGGCTCCGATGTACTGGAGCTGCCATACTGGCAGCGGTCCGCTTCTGGCCGGGAAGCGGCCATGCTTCCAAGACCTGGACATTTCAGGGGGCGCTCGCCACGCTACCCGAATCGCCATGTGCCGTTCAGCCTCGCTGCTCAGCGCGGTCCACCCAACCTTCTGCTGCCGCGAGTCGGCAAAAATGAAGAACGGGCAGCTCACGCTGCCCGCTTCCCCGCCGCTCTCCTTCCTGTTATCTCGTGCTCACCGCTACCGCATGCTCCGCTGCCTGCTGCTGGCGCAGGGCTTCCGTCGTTTGGCCCTTGCCGTCCGGTGCCCAGCCCGGGGGCATCACCAGGTAGCCGACCGCGTTCAGCAGGCTGCCTGACTTGATCATGTCCTTGCCCAGGCTGACCCAGTGTTCGAACTGGTTGACGAACGGGTTGTGTGTGGTGGTCGGGTGGACCAGGCCGAATCGGCACGGTTCGTCTTCACGCTCTTCCACATAGGTGCCGAACAGGCGGTCGAAGAGGATCAGCACGCCGCCGAAGTTGGCGTCCAGGTAGTCGATGTTCGAGGCATGGTGCACGCGGTGCGCCGACGGGGTGTTGAACACGTATTCCAGCCAGCCCAGCTTGGGGATCCAGGTGGTGTGCAGCCAGAACTGGTACAGCAGGTTCAGGCTCAGCGTGGCCAGCACGACCTCGGGACGAACACCCAGCCAGACTAGCGGCGCGAAGAAGATGGCGGTGCCGGTGATCTTGCCGGTCCAGCCCAGGCGGTAGGCGGTGCCCAGCGTCAGTTCATTAGGCGAGTGGTGCACCGCGTGCGTGGCCCAGAAAAAGCGGATGCGGTGCGAGGCGCGGTGGTACCAGTAGTAGCAGAACTCTTGCCCGATGAAGAGCAGCAGCACGGCCAGCACGCTGTTGATCTCGACCGTGAAGATGCGGTGTTGCCAGGCGAACGCGAAGATCGGCGCGGCCAGCGACAGCGGCAGCAGCGCCATCAGCTTGCGCCCGACCATGTCGATCAGCGACAGTCCCATTTCGTGCCAGGGGTAGGCTTTGCCTTGCTGGCGTGCCTTGCGTGCCAGGCAGAAGGCCTCGACCATTGAAACCGCCACGACGAAGACCGTGGCGAAGAGTGTGATCTTGTGGAGGTTGTGCATGATCGTCCTGTGTGGGGAGAGGGGACGCCTGGCTTTGCGGAGCCCGCGTTGCTGCGTCGGTGAGGCAAATGTAGTGGTCGATCGCGGCCGGCGCCATGTGGGAAATATGTCGCTGCATGTCATGACTCGCGGAGCCTCGCCGGGCGATGAATTGCCGTCGATGCCGTCGCATTCGGACATCTTCCTGGCCGGCAAGTCAGCGCGCCGTCGTGTAACACCGCGACATGTTTTCCACCGCGAAATTCGCAAGCCACCGACCTATAGTTCGGTCCGTTGCCGCGCTGCACCGGCCGGCTGAAACCGAAACTGAAGGACCTGTGATGATCTCGCGCTTCTCCCGATTCCCCCGCTTCCTTGGCGCAGCCGCCGGTACGTTGATCCTGCTGGCGAGCAGCCAGGCCTTTGCCTCGACCGTGGTGGTCGCGCCGGCTACCGTGTATGTCCGCCCGCCGAAGGTCGTGGTCACTACCGTGCCCAAGGTGGTCGTCATGCCCGCGCCGAAGGTGGTCGTCGCGCCAGCGCCGCTGCCGACGGTGGTCGTGAGGGCCACGCCGCTGCCGCGTACCGTCTACGTCGCATCTCGCCCCGTCTACGTGATGCGGTGATATCGCCGGACAATTGCACGGGCGCCGTGTGAGCACCCATGCACCTCATCTGGATCTGTCGCTGAACTGATTTCGCAACCCCGCCGGCACAGGGCGGCTAAACGGAGAAACATCATGAAGAAGATGATTGCAGTGCTCACCATGTGCGTGGCGTCCGCTGGTGCGTTCGCGCAAAGTGTCGAAATGCCCGCTGCCGTCAGCCCGCGGGTGGAGCGTGCGATGCAGCAATTGCAGGGCCGCTTTTCCGATGCAAACACTACGCACGACGGCAAGCTGACGCGCGAGCAGGCGGCCGCCGGCATGCCGATGGTCGCGAAGCATTTTGACCAGATCGACGCCCAGCGAAATGGCTATGTGACGATGCCGCAAATCGAGGCCTTCATGGGGCAGATGGTGCTGTCGCGGTGACCCCTCCGATGTTCGGAATGCACGGCGAGGCCGCCGGATGACTACGCGCGCAGAAAGCCGTGACATCGGACGAAATATTTCCCGCCTGGCGTACGGCGCCGGCGTTTTCCATACTCTGGTCACCGCGCCGCAACGACAGCCGCACTGAAGCCCGACGCGATGACATGCTCTCCGATGGTTTGTGATCCTGTTGTGGATCCAGGGATTGTCGGTGAAAGATCTTCAGACCACCGACGGCACACGGGTGCCAATGAAGGATTCAAGATGCAGAACGCTTTCCAAGCCATTGCCACCAAGACCAAGCGCCTGGCCATGGCCGCCCTCGCGACCGGCGCGATGCTGGCGGCCGGCTGCGCCAGTGCCGGCGTCACCGGCATCAACCAGATGGGCCTGATGCAGACCGTGCAGGCCGACGTCATCTACGTGCATGCCTTCAACGCCGATGCCGGGCAGGTGCAGCTTGACGGGGGCCTGATGCAGAAGGTGAAGACGATGGCCACTGGCGGCTCGGCCGCCGGCGCGCAATCGCAGGCCGCCACCGAGGCGCGCGAGCAGGTGGCCAACGAGATCGTACGCACGCTGCGGGCGCAAGGCCTGAACGCGGTCCGCTCGGACGCACCGGCACCGGCAAATACCAATGCCCTGATCGTTGAGGGCGACATCCGCAAGATTGATGAAGGCACCAGCCGCCGTCGTTTGCTGATCGGCCTGGGTACCGGCAATAGCGAGGTCGGGGCACAAGTACGCATCTCGTACAAGCCGGCCAACGGTGCGCCGGTGCCGCTGCAGAGCGTTGTCGCCGACGCCGACAGCGGTCATATGCCGGGCGTTGCCGAAACCGCCGGGGTTGGCGCCGTGGCCGGTCACGTGGCAATGGCCGCTGCGGCCGGCACGGGTGTGCACGGC contains:
- a CDS encoding hypothetical protein (K15292: STXBP1, MUNC18-1; syntaxin-binding protein 1) gives rise to the protein MWINQAAARAATLCIASGLFVISGYAHADYPEKPVTLVVPFVAGGPSDKIARDVAESLRKTLGTTVVVENTAGAGGTIGTARVARANPDGYTLLVHHIGLATAPALYKKLGYKTSDLEFLGLINEAPSTLIGKTDLPPNNLTDLRKFITANGGKLNLANAGVGSASHLCSLLLQSTLKSNMTFVPYKGTAPAMSDIMGGQVDLMCEQATNSTPQIEAKKVKAYGVTSAQRSMVPALAGIPTLDEVGLSGFNFTVWHGLYAPRGTPPAVLEKINKALRAALKDPALIKREEALGITVVADDRLSPAGHKKFFDEEVNRWTKVIKDAGIQPE
- a CDS encoding fatty acid hydroxylase, with the protein product MHNLHKITLFATVFVVAVSMVEAFCLARKARQQGKAYPWHEMGLSLIDMVGRKLMALLPLSLAAPIFAFAWQHRIFTVEINSVLAVLLLFIGQEFCYYWYHRASHRIRFFWATHAVHHSPNELTLGTAYRLGWTGKITGTAIFFAPLVWLGVRPEVVLATLSLNLLYQFWLHTTWIPKLGWLEYVFNTPSAHRVHHASNIDYLDANFGGVLILFDRLFGTYVEEREDEPCRFGLVHPTTTHNPFVNQFEHWVSLGKDMIKSGSLLNAVGYLVMPPGWAPDGKGQTTEALRQQQAAEHAVAVSTR